In Ciconia boyciana chromosome 1, ASM3463844v1, whole genome shotgun sequence, the genomic stretch aagtgtATTAATAATGCACTGAGGCATCCTTGTCAGCTCTCAGGCTGTTCACTCCCAATTTGCATATGCTCCAAgttgaaagaaaacactttgcACAGCAGTGTTGCATTTAGCAGAAATTACATTATAATTTCAGATGTGGAAACTTCTATTCCAGGTCTGAGGCAGTGAGATGTCCCATCGGGCTGTGCAGTCATTATCTTAAACAATTGAAATGCATGCTTGCACTTAATCAAAATCAAGGGGAGATGTTACTCCAGCCTCCACTTGCCAATTCAGCCCGAAGTGGAACAAGAATATTGAACTAAATTAGAAACTATGTTATTTCCCAATAATTTCTTTATGAGCTGGAGTTTGGCCAGAGTGCTTTTTCAGAGGTTGCATATTTGAGCcaacatctctctctctctctgtaaaGCAAACTGCCCCCAAAGAAACCCCCTTCTCAGAGGAGGGGAGTGTTCAGGTGCATTTAGGATCTGTGCTCACacttttcttccagctcctccaTGCTGCCAAGCAGCGGAAAAGCCTTCAGCTGCCCTTCAGAGGAATCTTGCAGTGCCGGCGGAGGGGTGCTGCAGCAGCCGTTTCATTGCCCTGGTTTCTGCCAGGGACCGGCTGGTGCCGggaagcagaggctgcagggagggagcctgcctttctctgcttcctccagtGTGGCATATCGGAGCTTGGAGATGGGTGAGAACTGGGGCTTGAAGCTGGGGACTTGCATCCCTTTCTTTTAGTGTGTTTCCATTCCAGAGTCTGATATTTTGGGTACCCGACAGGAATGGCAAGCAGCAGTGCAGAAATACCCACTGAGGCCCTTCTGCAAATCAAAGCGTTAAGCTTCTGCCACATTTTTGTTTGCGAGGTGATAAAAACCTGCTATTCTGTAGCCAGAAGATGGCAGCCTTTATTTGAGCCCCGCTGTGccatgctgctgtgcagcagacAGGCAGCCGGCCACGCTTCAGCGCAGCTGTCTGCAGCTGGTGTCTACTAACAGTAGTCCCCCCCAAATGCTAGGCTCTGCCTTTTGTAATTCGGCTGGACGTCCTGGATTTAACCAATGTTTTGATGAAAATGATGGTGCTCAGGCTATAAGCCAAGGAGTATTCAAGTGAACGGTGTGGCCATGAAAGTCCAAATGTCAAGACAAGCAGTAATTATGccctttgcttcattttcaacCCCATCTCAAGTGGAAGCTGTCTTCTTGTACCATGAGTGGCGGCGGAGCTCAGTTACATTTCACAGAGAAAGAGTAACAGTGGGAAGATAGAGATGGCAAAGGATGTCTGTCTCCTATTGTCTTGTGCTTGGTAAGGTCATAAGCAATGCAAACTCACACCCCTGTCTGATCCGTTCATGGTTATAGGCTGGGGCACATCACATCTCCTGGGGCCCCTGGAAGAGGAGATGGGAGATGGGAAGAGGAGACTGCTGACCTCCTTGGACACCCAGAAAACTGCCAGCACCACTCTGCTAAGCTTCCCTTTCCTCTCATAAGCAATGCGCTCTCACTCGGGAAACCTTTTTCCCTGCTCCTTCTATGTGTCCTGCGTTATTCTCCCTCTGCTACGTAAGATGAGGCCAAAAAAAACCTGGAGAGCAAGAACCAGGGAACAGAAACTGGGAAGCCAAGCACTACCAATAAAGAGCAGAACAGGAATTGAAACTGGAGCCCGAAGCATTGATTGCCAAGTGCAGGAGCtgagtgggaaaagaaaaagttacagTTCACTAACAAAGAGCACATTTAATCTCCCCTTCTGGATTTTCACCAAGATGAAATTTGCTTTCTCCCTGTGTGAGTGTAAAGCAACTGTTGCAGGGaacatttacaaagcaaaattgTTTGTTTCCAATTGCTCCATGGAAGAGAAACagctcaaaaggaaaagaagaaaaccaattAAAACCATGTTTCCACAGAAGAGGACCCTCTGGATTTGtccatttttctatttcataacGGTGCTGTCACGAACTGGGAGCTGAGCTCTGCGTAGAGAACGTAAGAGCATTCCCCAGCTTGTTCCCAGCATGGTTTCTGGCTGGGGAAAGCCCTTGCTGTCAGGCAGCAGAACCTGGTCAATGGGACGTGGAACCGACTGGTGGGAAACCTGCATGTTACGGCCCGTCAGACTGCGCAACATTGGCACATCCCCCTGCGTggtatttttattcaaatatataCTGCTAATTTGCGCTGGTGGTTGGGGCTATGTTTGATCCTGGGGAAAGACATCAAGCGTGAAACTGGGGGCTGGATCAAACACGGACTGGAAAGTATTGCTGGTGAATGACTGTTGAAGAGACCAAGCACAGGCTGCAACCACTCGCTTGCCCAGAGTGTATTTTGAGGCTGGATGTACCTTTAGCACCCCGAGTAAACCTGGTCAGACGTCCCCCTTGCCCTGCGCGAGGAGCACGGCTGGAGGGACGCTGGGGGAGGTTCACCTCCACCGCGCCAAAGCATGCAGCCCCTGCAACCGGTGCTTCGTCCTCGTGGTGGTGGCCCCTTCCCAGACCTTGCACATGGTGGGTTTCTGACCAGACGGGTTTGGGTTGTCAGTTCCCACACTGGGCACTTTGGAGGTTGTGTGAGGGGCAGGCGATGAGGGAAGGAAAGCCTTGCTGGGCCCATGGTGCAGAAAAGCCAGCCAGCGGCTCTCCTCCCATGCCTCCTGCCCGTCCAGCTCCTGGTGGCCCAGCAGCCCGTTGTGTTTCaaggtccctgtccccctgggGCTGGTTGATGgcagccagggagggggcagccaTGCCGCCCtgcacaggcaggagctgcagccggggggagcggggcagaAAGGAGGTGGGAAGCATGAGAGTCTCACGGGACTGTTTTTGCATCCCTGGTGCCGATTTCTGTGGCTCTCAAAGGTGTTGAAAGGCTAATTATGTGACATGCTGTGAGGGgcctgggcacagctgctgtggtATCTGTAAGCAAACCCagcaatttaattaaaaaagaggcAGGTTCTCTCCCATGCATCATCTCCACTTGCTTATTTTGGACCGCCTGATCTATCTGCTCCGTGGTGCTTCTTATTTCACTGCTAGTATGGAggaaaagtctattttttttctctttcccctctgctgctccttctgccaGTGCTTGCTCTGGtgtttgctttatttccaaGCATCAAACAGCAGCCTTTTCACCTGAGGCTTTCCCATTTCCCAGGCATGTCAAGGCAATTCAGTTCCCACCCTGGTGCTGATGGACTTGGGGTGGACCTTGGCCTCTCCCATCTCACCCCTTCCTTTGAGAGGACAGAGCATCTCCCACCTCTGCCGAGGGAGTGCAGGGCTCTTCCTCCAAAAACTGGGGCACTGAGCACCGCTGGTTAGGGAAGGTCCCCAAAGGCTTTCCCACTCCACGGCCTGGGTGCGGACTCCGCTCAGTCCCCAGCAGAAAGAAGTGTTTCCACGGTGCTTCAGCCTCATGCTTTTAATAACAGCAGCTTGGAGAGTTGTCAGTGGTGATAAACTCAGTCCcattctgtttcaaaattgGTTTAAGAAAGATGCCTGCCTGTTTAATATTTAAGCtaaatgtttaatgtttaaACAGGGAAATTGTTCTGATTGTCAGAAAGGGCATTAAAGCAGGATGGAAACCGGTCTATAATCTCTGACAAACGCTGccctttctctgcagcagcGTGGTGCCTGGGAGCCGCAGGAGTTTCAGAAATGCCAATTTTAATCAacctctttcatttcatttgctgCTTACCACTCCAACAGCAGTGAGACGTGCTTTTTCCCTGCGAAGCGGGGAACATTGTACCTGGCCCTGTTTAACAGTTTGAGACTAGTTCAGCTGAATTGAACTTGCACTTCAAAATCCAAACGAATTGCAATAGAAATGTGCGTGGACAAGGTGAAAAGCGAAGCTGGATGGTGTTGGCCCATGAGTGTATTCCAGATGGTTTGGGGGGTCCCTTTTGCATGTGCGCACAAAAGCTGCGAAATTCAGATGTCAAGTTTAAAGTCAGCACAAAAATGAATGGCTCTGACTGCCACACGTACACGTATGGATGAATATTTCTGAACAGATACGGACAGTGTTTTTCAGGCAGTGGAAATATCCCCCTGGGGAAAGTGTGTAACGGGGCAGAACGTTTCATGCCACAAAAGGCTTGTCAGGAGCGAGCCTGTGCTCCCTCCCCAAGCCCTCAGACGGGCACTGTGGCCGTGCCAGGCTGCACgcacggggcagccctggcacacAGGAATCCCTGCTTGGCaatggctggagctggggagaaAAACTGCAGGGAGCTCGAGCCAAACAGCAACTCATGTTAGTCACTTCCCCCCCCTTAAAACATTCCTAAGGTGGATGGTAAACTGCCCTGTCAAATGACCTGTCAAAAATCctttaaataagcatttaataCTACAGTTTAGTGTGTTCAAAATCCAACATTGCTGCTTCCTGCTGAGACTATTCTCTCCTTTCCAGTGTGGATAATTTGAAGTCCACGTGTGAGTTCAAGGTAGATGGGAAAGCTGAAGCTGAAAATGTAGATAGTCTTCTTATAAATAatctgttcaggtttttttccccccccgaGAAATTGGTAGTGGCTGGCTGATCCTCACGAAGAAGGGCTGCAAACAATGAACAAAGTAGCTCAGGAGACTGTCTGTACAACCTTTTCTGTACGGTCCTTAACACTGGCACCGTGAGCACTTGCTCACATCTGATGCCAAGGGGCTGCCTGAAGCACCCCTCCCTTCTGGAAAGGCCTTTGGTTTGGagcccaccagcacctctgctgaGATTGGTCTGCACTTATGGCGTCTACAAGGCTTTTGTACAAAAAAGGGAGAGGACATATGAATGTGGTTGAAGCAGAGGCCAGGAGCGAAGTCATCTTGGGTAGGTAGGTATTTCTGTTGGCGTATACAAATGGGTCATATCAAGCAGAGCAAGGGGTCGGTGGCTGCTGCATGTGATGTGCCTAATGATTTAACACAGGCGCAAAGAAACACCACCTTCTGCAAACTCACAAAAAAACAACGCGAGAAAGAATCTGAAGAAAAGTTTATAGAAGAGCTCCTCTTATCAAGGTTTCAGGACTATTGAAAGGCACATTTCACCCATACTGAATGACAGTTGAGTTCATGGACACATACAATGCTCACATTTCATGGCAAAAAGACCACAGAATGATGGTACGTTGTGAAACATATATTCCAGACTTCAGTTAAACACTAAAGTGattattttaagtgtttcatGTACATAATAAGAGCGGAACAGGCAGATGCATCCAATTACTGTAATTTACAAGGCAGTAATTCAAGCCCCAAATATATTTCTCCTTAGTGGAGGAAGGCGGTACAGATTACGAGCAGAACGAGGGGCAGCAAATTGACAGGGAGCCAGGAAGCTGCTGCCATTTGGAAAATAACAGCTAGCATCTGCTGCAAGTTGGAGGGGCTTTAACTTCGCTAACTCATTTCACTCCGCTTCAACAGCGAACAGCCGGGCTGGATCAGATGCTCCTGGGCCAGGAAGCAACCGAGAGCCGCGCCGTGGCCGTGCCACGCTGACGCAGGCAGCCTGCAGAACAGATAAGCATGGATGTTTGCTCAGTAGCGGGCAGAATAAAGTCCACTAGCGCTTCCTCTCTCACCGTTTAGCGAGCTGCTTCATGCTAATTACCTCTTTTCAACCAGCTCGTGGTTAAGTTTCACGTTGTGATGATTAATAATTAATCAAATGCAttggaaaattaatttggcaATTCTATGTCTGATTGGCATGCTAATCTCTTCTGTGCAGCAGGGATGTTATAGGAATAACCTTGGATATTCTGAGCCACTAACCGAGGTGAATACATAAGGGTATTTATTATCTCGTGTggtaaaaaacaaagcagcgAGTGGAAACGAATGCGTTCTCCAAGGCCTCTCTGCCTTTCAGGAAAGGTGTGATCTGCATTTTGCCTTCCCTGTGTTAGGAATATACCATCGATATTATCATGTCCAATCAAAACAAATGGacaaggaaaatgcaaatttgaaaaatgccCCCACAgttgatttatttctgtttcgCTGGTAGCAACTGCAGTAGATTTGATGCATTAATTATggtgctaaaaagaaaaatcacaaggaGAACAACTTTTGCCCTTTCCAGCTGTCCGTGCCACTTCTCTCCAAAAATAACACCCATCTGgtaaaagggaagaagagagagtaTGCAGCTTCCACTGGATGTGTGGTGCCCACTAGTTTCGAATTAGTAGTCCCTTTTTATAGGCAAACAGCCCCGCAGCAGCCACAGAGGTGAAACACACGGTAGAGCTAAGCAGGCACAGCAGTCCTGGCACGGACGGCAGGTTCCTCTCCCAGAAGCTGGTGGTGAACGGTCGGGCTGGGACATcctgggggagagaagagatgGTACCACTGCAGGGTCTCCCTCACCGTGTGAGTGGGAGGCAGCAAACATCCGACACTAGGCTAGGGAGATCACAGGTTTTCCCGAGGACCAGactgggggtgggaaggagggtCAGGGCCGTGAAACGTGTATCTTCTGTCATCCTGAACAGCCACAGGACAGTGAAGGTAGAGTTACTTGTGACTGGGAGGAGGTTATATTTGTCTTAAAACCGTGGCCTGGGACTGGGCAGAACTAGGCTGATTTCCTGCATTTTGCACTCCCCCAGGCTCCGAAATCTTTGTCCGTGGCTCTTGGCCATCCACCCCTCAGACAGGGGTAACAATATTCCTCGGATGAGTCAAAAAAATGAATACCATCAGCATGTGAGGTAAACAAAACCTTGCCCGGGGGCAGGCCCCATAGGAATCCCCGAAACAGGGACCGCAGCCTGCTTGAGGGGTGCGTGCCTGACCATGTGACAAGAAAGCCTGGCTTACCTTCGACTCTGGCTCTGGCATCCAAATTTCATTCTCTGAGATCCTCCCCATACTGTGCAATacctagaagaaaaaattatttgtaccatgtgagaaaaaattaaaacgtGTTTTAATACGTTTAATACGTATTAAATACGTATTTAATACGTATTAAATACGTAGCTTTCCCGCGCTactttcagttttggaaaagcagagcaagtcAGAGAAAGGTGACATTGATAAAAGGCATAACTATGACTAGCTGAAAGTGCCTTGAACCAGCAAATGTATAGTGATTTCTCTGGTTATATCAGcaaagagagaagaaggaggCAGTTTTGGTAGTTTGTGTAAATATATAACAGCTGGTCATCAAACGGTTGTGTGCCTAACCAGTGTTTTAAGGATAAAAGGACAGTTTCACAGAGTCATTTGAAAAAAGTAGGAATTCACTCAGAAATCCACACAAACTACAGCTTCTccagatgtttattttaaattttcttctgagtacaagtaaaaatgctttttcacatGACAGTTTGAGAAATAGCAAGGTGACGTTACCGCCACGCACTTGGGATGCAAAGCCTGTTAGGAATGATGCTGCTTGGACCACAAActagaaagaggagagagacaaCTCTGGGGCTTTCAAAGCATACAATTACAAAGTTATCTCTTGGCTATTCAGGCAGTACAAAGCTCATCGAGGATTTTTGTTGAGAATAAACTGACTGATTGTAACAATCATGGAGATTCTCAGGGGCAAATGAATGTCTCCAGACGAGACAGCTAACCATCTTTGTTACTACTGCTCACAGgcatggagaaaagaaaagagaagttagGTGACTTGAAACAGAGCAAGTAATGAGGATTATAAGGCAAACATGACGTTCTGTCAAACAGAAGCAAAGGGCTGATTTTCCCTTAAATAACAGCTCTGTGGCTCTGCCATACAGCAGTTGTAACTGTAATGTACACCCTttaatggtttttttccctccctccagaCTGTTGTAAAGGAATTTCACTGTGACTGGGAACCTGGCCCAATGCGTGTCATTCTGAGGAGATTTAGACATTATCAGAGCCGCCTATTACGAATTCATAAAGCCGAGCTAACGGTACCCTCTCataaaaggagaagcagaatgGATAGATCAAAAATGAGAACAATGCTCAGATTTCCAGACTGCAGCATAGGAAATAGCTGCATGCATTTATAATgacttaaattactttttaaacatgcaGTGATTAATTAGTTAGAAACTGTGGTAGTATATCTAAGGCAGCATCAGGTTGGAGGGTTTTTCCTCTAGACATGAGGTATACAGCATGAGCTTCATTTTAAGTCTCCAGTGCAGCAACGCACTGCATAATGTTCTGATTTGGGTGAGATTCTTGGCTTTGCTTTATTCAACAGCAAACTAAgtaaagtttaagaaaaaaaaaaggctttggtTCACATCCTTTTCTGGGATTCTTCCCCATCAATTCCAGGAGCCTCTGCACAATTACAGGGTGTGATGCACAAAATCAGACCCTCCGAGCTGTACTTAAtcctttttaaccttttaataGAGATGTTGAAAGCAAACCAATGGTCTGTACCTCTCTGGCTgctctctctcctgcctgtACAGCCCCCTCCATGTATCCACTCCATTCAGTAGCTGTCTCTGTGCCAGCGAAGTAGATTCTGTCAATGGGCTGGCGAATGATCCTTCAAAACAAATGGAGAATGTCAGATGACAAGTAACAGGAAGGCGATGATCCTTCTAAAAGCAATTTATGAGCTTTGATGGAGCGCTCAACTTCAGTTCTCCAGAATTCCTGGAGACCTGGGCTGGGGAGCACGGTGCAATAAGCCGTCCCTGCAGGACCACCTACCTGCTTCTGTACACAAAACTCAAGatctgagagagagaaaatctAAGGCATAAATCAGTGTACCCAGCTTCCGTGCAAAATAATACGAGCCTTATTTTAGTGCTGGGATAAGGGATAATCCTAACAGCCTCCAGAAATGCAGTGCAGCTGATTGATAGATTTACGTCTTCTGCATGGCAGCTTTGTTGTTATCCTGCCATTACAATGGGATGTGAATGATGTTTTTGCAGTGATGGGTCACTAATACAGCTTCTGTTTGGAGGTTGGACCTGCCTGGCTGCAAGCCCTGCCAAAAGGGGAAGGCAGCTGAAGGCCTCTGCGTTCAGGGAGTTGCATTCACCCCACCTGGTCATATGAGCCAGCCCCTCAGCCGTGCAAAGCTGCACAAGCATCCCGGTCAACCCCACCACAGGTAATGAGCTACCCCTTTCCCACAGAGAGACATGCTTGCTCTAAGGGCTCCCATCTAACCCCCGACTAGgttttccctgcctgcctgacAGCAGCTTCCCCAGGTCACAGGCCTCATCCATCACTGCCCAAGTGCTCAGATAAATTACAGCAGAAGAGGCTGTGCACGAGATGACTTCTTCCCACACGCACCTTGGCACAGAGGCACAGAGGTGTAACTTGGCACAGAGGTGTAACTCCGTGACGGATGTGCTAAGGAGCTCACGCTGCGATGTGCTACGTGGTTTGTCTGGTCTTTGGCTATGGATGCAAGATTTTGTCTGGTTgttcctgtttcttcttcccatgTTCAGCATGCTGAACTGTGCCTCCCACACACTTTTCAGTGATATACCTAGTGTTAATCAGTATTATCTAACACGTTCCTTTAGGAATACAGCAGTTCTGTGTGGGGAGGGCATGGAAGGCTTTGCTGGATGGGAGGAGCTAATGagttttcatgttttgtgtCTTCCCCTCATGATGTGACCCAGTGGGCTTCACCAGAACCTGATACTCCACCTACACAGTCAGTGGAGACTCTTCATCTGTCCAAGATGTGTGCCCTCAAGGACTTAGAAAGCATTAAAGGGACCTATTGCAAATACTGCATAGCGGCAAATACTGTACGTAACGTAGCAGGGAAAGGTTTCCTGGCTCTAGCAGGTCCCTTTGTGATTGTGCTTTGTTTCCTTGAAAGTCACAAGAGAAACTCTGCTCTTACCGAAGTCAATAGCAAGATCCTTATTAGCTGGGGAGTAGGGGAGCAGAAAGAGGGTTGGAGTTTCCCCAATATACTACATGTGCCATACGTTTGTTGCATAAGGTATATCATTGTACACGAGCTAAGAAATGtaaatcagaaagcaaagcattctCTGGCTTACCTTCCATAAGAATACATTATGCCTGGTGGGAAGTAGGCTGTGTAACAACCCCCTGAATACTGCTCCATGCTCCAGTTCTTTTCTTCATAATGCACAGGCTGTAAGTATTAGCAAACATTAGAGGGTGAAACAGTGGCAGagaaattggaaataaaaaacaaatttcctTTGAAGAGGGAAACAACAGGCCAAGGGTACCTGTCAAAGGAGTGCCATGTCATCTGGCTAATGCTATCCATCTGCACAAAACAAATCTTTGCACTTTTACAGAAGCACTAGCTTCCCATGGGGAAATGACAGGACAAATTAAACCATGCactgccttctcttttcttgtaaGGAGTGAGATTGGcagctcttttcttcctgtactagatgctgctgccctccccttGGGAGTACAGATTGAATGGCACAACATGCAATTTTAGGTACATATTTTAGGTACCAGGAATTTTGACTTCATCTTCTAGAACAAAGGAGCAACATTACTGTACAACAGAGGTTAAAAGGCATTCATTTCTTACTTGTAAAGCTTCCTGCATCCCCATTGCCTTGGCATATGCCTCACAGATCTTCTTCTTcctacatgaaaataaaatcagagtcagattaaaaaaaggtgggaaaaaaCCTCTCAGCTATTGCTCTTcttataaaaaaatcacatttattgCAATACATTGGAAAGAAAGTTGGGTTTCGCTTTGTTTTTAAGTCTGATTTCAAGTTCTTAACATACATATTTCAAATGCTCATGCCTAAATGTGACATCCAAAATGGACCCAGGGAATGGGAAATGAAGGTTGATTTTGGCAATGagctctgaaaaaataaatctttgtacAGTTATTTTAGGATGCAGAGTCAATTCATTCTCATGTTCACTGGTGTAAGACCAGAAGAGAAGCAATATAAATCAATGAAATCCCTACAGATTTACTATAGCTGAGAACAAAATATGAGCTGGAGAATACTACTCACATTCCTAAGCAGAACTCCTCCTTCACTTGCATGTGTACCAAAAATCACATTTAGAAAGTGCTGTTTGTTCATTTCACAGACTATTGGAGAAACCATACTGTTGTAAACATGGAGGTTTAAAAATTTTATCACCCAGTCTGAATGTGAAGGACACCCAAAGCTATGCACGTCAGCGCTCCCTGTATCCCTGGGGTGAAGCATCACTCAGTGGGGATGCAGTCTGGGaacatcttcagaaaaatctcagttcACATAGAAACACAGAGCTGATAAGTCATAACATGGAAGAGGGGGCAGGACTTGGAAACTCAGAAATATGCATAACTGGATGGATATTAGCATTAGCGTCTTGGCCTGTTTATGCTAAAAGCTCAACTTTTGCCCCAATTTCCAGTGTTGGTAGTTGCACTGAGCAtgtgtatatgtgcatatgCACAAACATATCCACAAACATATTCCTGTGGGGAAGCACCCCAGAGAACTgacttatttctgaaatatttacaatttCTGAACTCTTACCTCTCTTCCTTAGTGAGATGGGCCAGTTTAACAGCCTTTCTGGTAAGGatgaaactggaaagaaaaatacggCATATAAATATCATGCAGTCTCAGCACCCCAGCTGATCCACAAGCTCTTGCTTGAAATTACTCTATAAAAAGACAGGCAAAGCACTTTACCGGTACGTAATGGGCTTGACATTTTTTCATCATACCTCATCACTTAATAATTACAGGTCACACCGGTGAAAAGGCTTGTGCGGGGTACCCTGGGGAGTTAATTGAAAGGGAGGGCATGCGTTTCCAGGGAGCAGGCGCAGAGGTCTGCCTGGCAGCTACCAGATGAGAAAGCTGCGGATTGCAAGTGTGTTTTcaaagctgccagcactggcCTCATGTTGCTCTGTGGGAATGAACTCTCCATCCCTGCTGACTCAGGAGAGCAAAGTTATACCCAAAGTGGGCAGAGAGACAACAATGTCCAGCAAACTAGCTTGCACTGCCTACCCTCTTATACCTAGGTCTTATCCAAAAGGACTGAGGCCCTGAGTTTTCTTGAGCTTTTGAAGTCTCGCAGACAGCTGGCCATACCACTGCCCATGCCATTTGGTGATAAGTGATGGGAGCTTGCTGCTCTGACAAGCACTGCAGTGTCATGAACCAGTCCTGTAAGAATTGGGATTAATATTTATTCAGCTTGAAGGAAACAGATTTGGTGATTAGTTCATCTGACCTTAGTGGAGATACTTGGGGTATGAAGTATGTTCCTGCTTTCTTTTAGAAAGTTGCATAAATCCACAAGGAGAAAGCAGGAAACTGTTTGCCCATATGGGGTTTGGAGGAGGCTTATTGCTCTCAGGTCATGGAAGTTTTTAAGCCTTGAACATGCCCATAAACACGTACAGTTCAGTAGAAGTGGCAAGCTTTCCTTGCCAGATACTTAAGGAGTAGTTGCCTGACATTTATATTGGCCTTTTTTTGGCAGTCTCACCTCAGATTACAGCAGAAACATTTGTAAAGATTGTTTGTTCACATTGGCTTAACCTATTTTAAAAACCAGCCAATGCTGTTACATATTTTCCCATCTGTTTGTCCAAACTACAACTTTTTTACTTGGCAGTTTCTTCAAATCCCCATCTCTTcactgcacagctgctgcccGGCTCAAGCACCAGCTGATGTTCGTTGGCCTGCCTCAGCTCAATGCGGGAAGGAGGCAAATGAGGATTTCTTGGacaactgtattttcattttggcCCAGGTGCTAAATACAATGCCCACCATAAGTCGAATACAGGCTCACAAAGCTGAGTAAGAAAGGGATTTATTTCTAAATCTACTCCACAGCAAAAAAACATTAACTGAATGCTTAAAATGAACTACAGCTGAATTCAGCAACTCCTTCCCAaccattttctttgtcttaGGCTATTTGTAGAAGTTTCACCTAAAAGCTTATACAGCCTAGAGAGGCACTAGAGGCTTGTCGGAAGTGTTCTCCTCCATCTATGAAGACTGTGGGAGTGGGCACAACTGGTGTAACCTGGccatttcccctcttcctcctcctcccattccttcatagaaaaataaatacacatctGTAAGTATAGGCTAGAAGCTCCTAACCCCATAATGGCAGGGAAAGATCCATCAGGTTTCGTGTCATCTATGGTTATTCCAATTGGAGACTCTTCATCCTCAATGATGAAGGAACCGCAATAACCtaaggggggaaagaaaataaaattattatcaGAGAAACTTGTTGATGGTCATTGTTTCTGATAGTAATGAGCAAGAAAAAGTATCCATAAAAGGAATTGTACAGTAATTCCTTCGTCACCAATAATACCTACATGTCTGAAGTGTTTTTGTAACagtctctctcctctcttccctctgacTCTTGGAAATTTTGTACACAGACTCAAGAAAGTcatatttaatttccattattaCTTAGCAAGGAATTTCTGTGGATTGTTGCAAGTCCCTTTGGCTTTCTATATTGGAGGcactaaacat encodes the following:
- the LOC140647594 gene encoding amine oxidase [flavin-containing] A-like isoform X2, coding for MDKLGKEIPLEAPWDAPHAEEWDKMTMKELINKICWTKAAKEFATFFVNVNVTSEPHEVSALWFLWYVRQCGGTARIFSITNGGQERKFKGGSGQISEKIMERLKGRVKLERPVVRIDQTGDNVIVETLNHEIYEGKHVISAIPPIMTTKIHYKPELPPKRNQLIQRLPMGCVIKCMVYYREAFWRRRGYCGSFIIEDEESPIGITIDDTKPDGSFPAIMGFILTRKAVKLAHLTKEERKKKICEAYAKAMGMQEALQPVHYEEKNWSMEQYSGGCYTAYFPPGIMYSYGRIIRQPIDRIYFAGTETATEWSGYMEGAVQAGERAAREVLHSMGRISENEIWMPEPESKDVPARPFTTSFWERNLPSVPGLLCLLSSTVCFTSVAAAGLFAYKKGLLIRN